The following are encoded in a window of Saccharothrix longispora genomic DNA:
- a CDS encoding LCP family protein, with protein sequence MNGGYQQGGYQGGGRPAQRPPQQRTRAYPQPGYQQPQQGARQGGGRAPAVARAGAGGYRQAPPRRKRRVGRIVAVVLVLLLALGVGMWVYVDSSLRRIDALGDYEGRPADTPGTNWLLVGSDARDDLTEEQKAELATGDAGGRRTDTIMLLHIPDGSGKATLVSVPRDSYVDIPGNGKNKINAAFAIGGPSLLVQSLEGATGIHVDHYMEIGFGGFAGIVDAIGGVDMCIDEPMQDPLAGLDLQPGCQELNGAQALGFVRTRAFATADLQRVQNQRKFLAALSDKATSVGVLANPFRAFPLLFASTDSISVNSDDHLHHLAGMAFAMGGGVDTVTVPVGGTPTVPGAGSVVQWDRDNALRLFGALEKDEPVPADLLEQPK encoded by the coding sequence CGCACGCGTGCCTACCCGCAACCCGGCTACCAGCAGCCGCAGCAGGGCGCTCGCCAGGGTGGCGGTCGGGCACCCGCCGTCGCGAGGGCCGGTGCCGGCGGCTACCGGCAGGCGCCGCCGCGCCGCAAGCGCAGGGTCGGCCGGATCGTCGCGGTCGTGCTGGTGCTGCTGCTGGCGCTCGGCGTCGGCATGTGGGTGTACGTCGACTCGTCGCTGCGCCGCATCGACGCGCTCGGCGACTACGAGGGCCGGCCGGCGGACACCCCGGGCACCAACTGGCTGCTCGTCGGGTCCGACGCGCGCGACGACCTGACCGAGGAGCAGAAGGCCGAGCTGGCCACCGGTGACGCGGGCGGCCGGCGCACCGACACGATCATGCTGCTGCACATCCCGGACGGCTCCGGGAAGGCGACGCTGGTGAGCGTGCCGCGCGACTCGTACGTGGACATCCCCGGCAACGGCAAGAACAAGATCAACGCGGCGTTCGCGATCGGCGGGCCGTCGCTGCTGGTGCAGAGCCTCGAAGGCGCGACCGGAATCCACGTCGACCACTACATGGAGATCGGCTTCGGCGGGTTCGCCGGGATCGTGGACGCCATCGGCGGCGTGGACATGTGCATCGACGAGCCGATGCAGGACCCGTTGGCGGGCCTGGACCTCCAGCCCGGCTGCCAGGAGCTGAACGGCGCGCAGGCGCTCGGTTTCGTGCGGACCCGCGCGTTCGCCACGGCCGACCTCCAGCGCGTGCAGAACCAGCGCAAGTTCCTGGCCGCGCTGAGCGACAAGGCCACCAGCGTCGGCGTGCTGGCGAACCCGTTCCGCGCGTTCCCGCTGCTGTTCGCGAGCACCGACTCGATCTCGGTCAACTCCGACGACCACCTGCACCACCTCGCGGGCATGGCGTTCGCGATGGGCGGGGGAGTGGACACGGTCACGGTGCCCGTGGGCGGCACGCCGACCGTGCCCGGCGCGGGCTCCGTGGTCCAGTGGGACCGCGACAACGCCCTGCGCCTGTTCGGCGCCCTGGAGAAGGACGAACCGGTCCCGGCGGACCTCCTGGAACAACCGAAGTAA
- a CDS encoding 3-hydroxybutyrate dehydrogenase: MTSVPGHSDDLSGRTALVTGAAGGIGRAVAVALAAAGAKVHVVDRDADGVAEVARQVGGTGHAVDLTGDVSGLPTEVDVLVNNAGLQHVAPVHEFPPERFELLQRVMVTAPFLLARHVLPHMYHRGWGRVVNLSSVHGTRASAFKSAYVAAKHGLEGLSKVIALEGAPHGVTSNCVSPGYVRTPLVENQVADQARAHGIDPDRVLADVLLARHAIKQLVEPDEVASVVRWLCGAHSGHVTGASFTIDGGWTAQ, translated from the coding sequence ATGACGAGTGTCCCCGGTCACAGCGACGACCTCTCCGGCCGCACCGCCCTGGTCACCGGCGCCGCCGGCGGCATCGGGCGGGCGGTGGCGGTGGCGCTCGCCGCAGCCGGCGCGAAGGTGCACGTGGTGGACCGCGACGCCGACGGCGTGGCCGAGGTCGCCCGGCAGGTCGGCGGCACCGGCCACGCCGTCGACCTGACCGGCGACGTGTCCGGCCTGCCCACCGAGGTCGACGTCCTGGTCAACAACGCGGGCCTCCAGCACGTCGCCCCCGTCCACGAGTTCCCGCCGGAGCGGTTCGAGCTGCTCCAGCGGGTCATGGTGACCGCGCCGTTCCTGCTCGCCCGCCACGTCCTGCCGCACATGTACCACCGCGGCTGGGGCCGGGTCGTCAACCTCTCCAGCGTGCACGGCACGCGCGCGAGCGCCTTCAAGTCCGCCTACGTCGCCGCCAAGCACGGCCTGGAGGGCCTGAGCAAGGTCATCGCGCTGGAGGGCGCGCCGCACGGCGTCACCAGCAACTGCGTCAGCCCCGGCTACGTCCGCACGCCCCTGGTCGAGAACCAGGTCGCCGACCAGGCCAGGGCGCACGGCATCGACCCGGACCGCGTGCTCGCCGACGTGCTGCTGGCCCGGCACGCCATCAAGCAGCTCGTGGAACCGGACGAGGTGGCCTCCGTCGTGCGGTGGCTGTGCGGCGCGCACTCCGGCCACGTCACCGGCGCCTCGTTCACGATCGACGGCGGCTGGACCGCCCAGTAA
- a CDS encoding MFS transporter, protein MTVQNPPKPGFAKVVIGSLVGTTVEWYDFFLYGSAAALVFNKLFFPSADPLVGTLLAFTTYAIGFLARPLGGLVFGHYGDKLGRKKLLVLSLLLMGAATFAMGLLPTYATIGVAAPLLLTLLRLVQGFALGGEWGGAVLIVSEHGSAARRGFWASWPQAGAPMGNLLATAVLAVLAAVQSDEAFLSWGWRVPFLLSGVLVLIGLWIRLSVEESPVFLEAQRRAEATRQPEKAPIVSVVRHHWREVLIAMGARMAENVSYYVITAFILVYITTELEMPRSAGLNAVLIASFAHLVTIPLWGALSDRIGRRTTYLIGAVGMAAWMFAFFALLDTKSFVPMTLAVTIGLVLHGAMYGPQAAFFSELFGTKVRYSGASIGYQLASIAAGAVAPLIATALLAAYRSTLPVVLYVVAMCVITVIAVVAAKETKGTSLDRTTGERSSVTA, encoded by the coding sequence ATGACCGTGCAGAACCCGCCGAAACCCGGCTTCGCCAAGGTCGTCATAGGCAGCCTCGTCGGAACCACCGTCGAGTGGTACGACTTCTTCCTCTACGGCTCGGCCGCCGCGCTGGTGTTCAACAAGCTGTTCTTCCCCAGCGCCGACCCGCTCGTCGGGACGCTGCTCGCGTTCACCACCTACGCGATCGGCTTCCTGGCCCGACCGCTCGGCGGCCTGGTGTTCGGCCACTACGGCGACAAGCTCGGCCGCAAGAAGCTGCTCGTGCTGAGCCTGCTGCTGATGGGCGCCGCGACGTTCGCCATGGGCCTGCTGCCCACGTACGCCACCATCGGCGTGGCCGCGCCCCTGCTGCTGACGCTGCTGCGGCTGGTCCAGGGCTTCGCGCTCGGCGGTGAGTGGGGCGGCGCGGTGCTCATCGTGTCCGAGCACGGCAGCGCGGCGCGGCGCGGCTTCTGGGCGTCGTGGCCGCAGGCGGGCGCGCCGATGGGCAACCTGCTCGCCACCGCCGTGCTCGCCGTCCTGGCCGCCGTGCAGAGCGACGAGGCGTTCCTGTCGTGGGGCTGGCGCGTGCCGTTCCTGCTGTCCGGCGTGCTGGTCCTCATCGGACTGTGGATTCGGCTCAGCGTCGAGGAATCGCCCGTGTTCCTGGAGGCGCAGCGCCGGGCCGAGGCGACCAGGCAGCCCGAGAAGGCCCCGATCGTGTCGGTGGTGCGCCACCACTGGCGCGAGGTGCTGATCGCCATGGGCGCGCGCATGGCGGAGAACGTGTCGTACTACGTGATCACCGCGTTCATCCTGGTCTACATCACCACCGAGCTGGAAATGCCGCGCTCGGCGGGCCTCAACGCGGTGCTCATCGCGTCCTTCGCCCACCTGGTCACGATTCCGCTGTGGGGCGCGCTGTCGGACCGCATCGGCCGCCGCACCACCTACCTGATCGGCGCGGTCGGCATGGCCGCGTGGATGTTCGCCTTCTTCGCCCTGCTGGACACGAAGTCGTTCGTGCCCATGACGCTCGCCGTCACGATCGGCCTCGTGCTGCACGGCGCCATGTACGGCCCGCAGGCCGCGTTCTTCTCCGAGCTGTTCGGCACGAAGGTCCGCTACTCGGGCGCGTCCATCGGCTACCAGCTCGCGTCGATCGCGGCGGGCGCCGTGGCCCCGCTCATCGCCACCGCCCTGCTGGCCGCGTACCGGAGCACCCTGCCCGTCGTGCTGTACGTGGTGGCGATGTGCGTGATCACGGTGATCGCCGTGGTGGCGGCCAAGGAGACGAAGGGGACGTCGCTGGACCGGACCACCGGGGAGCGCTCCTCGGTGACAGCATGA
- a CDS encoding helix-turn-helix domain-containing protein translates to MSGADAVEHLLELLDLLANDAGSERLAEVLPAARAAGVTGVGLDRVARAAEWAMRVHRTLTAHRRREAELEALFDTANDLAGVRDPDAVLRSIVRRARQLLGADIAYLSMNDVGERGTYMRVTDGSISALFQQVRLGMGEGLGGLVAQTARPYVTADYFADDRFDHTDPIDAAVRDEGLVAILGVPLKLDRRVIGVLYAANRSPRQFPPEEVALLSSLADHAAIALDTAHLLEETRAAGGTIRAHNEAMRRAEEAHDRLTDLVLRGADVPEVAAAVAQVLDGGIVVHDADGGELARIGTARVLSSRPAVNASRVSGRAVPQDGTWVCAVLAGRELLGGLTLTDRPDLGDADRRLFERAGVVTALLLLLRRTVAEAENKVRGELITDLLAPTGPDPVALRARARRVGVELAAEHVVLVADGPRDRLLAAAAHHASACRGLAGAHGEHVVLVLPGADLRRAAHDAARVLGAAVGVPVTVGSGGPAHGPQHVATAHAEAARCLRALLRLDRRGTGGTLADLGFVGVLLGDRADVTGYVRATLGPLLDYDASRGTELVRTVTAYFACGANLSRAKEELHVHVNTVVQRLDRVASLLGEDWQSPERVLEVQLALKLMRVVGSGQP, encoded by the coding sequence ATGAGTGGGGCGGACGCGGTGGAGCACCTGCTGGAGCTGCTGGACCTGCTGGCGAACGACGCGGGCAGCGAGCGGCTCGCGGAGGTGCTCCCCGCGGCCCGCGCGGCGGGCGTGACCGGGGTCGGGCTGGACCGGGTCGCGCGGGCGGCCGAGTGGGCGATGCGGGTCCACCGCACGCTCACCGCGCACCGCCGCCGCGAGGCCGAGCTGGAGGCGTTGTTCGACACCGCCAACGACCTGGCCGGCGTGCGCGACCCGGACGCGGTGCTGCGCTCCATCGTGCGGCGCGCGCGGCAGCTCCTGGGCGCGGACATCGCCTACCTGAGCATGAACGACGTCGGCGAGCGCGGCACGTACATGCGGGTCACCGACGGGTCGATCTCGGCGCTGTTCCAACAGGTCCGGCTCGGCATGGGCGAAGGGCTGGGCGGGCTCGTGGCGCAGACCGCGCGGCCCTACGTGACCGCCGACTACTTCGCCGACGACCGGTTCGACCACACCGACCCGATCGACGCCGCCGTGCGCGACGAGGGCCTGGTCGCGATCCTCGGCGTGCCGCTGAAGCTCGACCGCCGCGTCATCGGCGTGCTGTACGCGGCCAACCGGTCGCCGCGCCAGTTCCCGCCGGAGGAGGTGGCGCTGCTGTCGTCGCTGGCCGACCACGCGGCCATCGCGCTGGACACCGCGCACCTGCTGGAGGAGACCCGCGCCGCGGGCGGCACGATCCGCGCGCACAACGAGGCCATGCGCCGCGCCGAGGAGGCCCACGACCGGTTGACGGACCTCGTGCTGCGCGGCGCGGACGTGCCCGAGGTGGCCGCCGCCGTGGCGCAGGTCCTCGACGGTGGGATCGTGGTGCACGACGCGGACGGCGGCGAGCTGGCCCGCATCGGCACCGCGCGGGTCCTGTCGTCGCGGCCCGCGGTCAACGCCTCGCGGGTGAGCGGCCGGGCCGTGCCGCAGGACGGCACGTGGGTGTGCGCGGTGCTGGCGGGCCGCGAGCTGCTCGGCGGCCTGACCCTCACCGACCGCCCCGACCTCGGCGATGCGGACCGCCGGCTGTTCGAGCGCGCGGGCGTGGTCACCGCCCTGCTGCTGCTCCTGCGCCGCACGGTCGCCGAGGCGGAGAACAAGGTGCGCGGCGAGCTGATCACCGACCTGCTCGCGCCGACCGGACCGGACCCGGTGGCGTTGCGCGCCCGCGCCCGCCGGGTGGGCGTCGAGCTGGCCGCCGAGCACGTCGTCCTGGTCGCCGACGGTCCCCGCGACCGGCTGCTGGCCGCCGCCGCGCACCACGCCTCGGCGTGCCGGGGGCTGGCGGGCGCGCACGGCGAGCACGTCGTGCTGGTGCTGCCCGGGGCCGACCTCCGCCGCGCCGCGCACGACGCCGCGCGGGTGCTGGGCGCCGCCGTCGGCGTGCCGGTGACCGTGGGCTCGGGCGGCCCGGCGCACGGGCCGCAGCACGTGGCGACCGCGCACGCCGAGGCCGCGCGGTGCCTGCGCGCGCTGCTCCGGCTCGACCGGCGGGGCACCGGCGGCACACTGGCCGACCTGGGGTTCGTCGGCGTCCTGCTGGGCGACCGGGCCGACGTGACCGGGTACGTGCGCGCCACGCTGGGGCCACTGCTGGACTACGACGCGAGCCGGGGCACCGAGCTGGTGCGGACGGTCACCGCGTACTTCGCGTGCGGCGCGAACCTCAGCCGCGCCAAGGAGGAGCTGCACGTGCACGTGAACACGGTCGTGCAGCGGCTCGACCGGGTGGCGTCGCTGCTGGGCGAGGACTGGCAGTCGCCGGAGCGGGTGCTGGAGGTGCAGTTGGCGCTGAAGCTGATGCGGGTCGTGGGCTCGGGGCAGCCCTGA
- a CDS encoding tannase/feruloyl esterase family alpha/beta hydrolase yields the protein MGSATIPGRREPPYGPRVNIAVPLIAALLATTVQAVPASAREGCGPLRVPGAAHQELTHLDDLSTAGGRTDPADWAGLTPAGLPAPTPVAGTQVDGYFPDSSTGNTNNGWAHDSQFVIRLPRRWNGGLVVTGSPGVREQYANDRAISDFALARGYAFAATDKGNTGVTFHRDGERPGDAIAEWNHRVTQLTRAARTVVAQRYCRPPSRTLATGISNGGYLVRWQLENHPELYDGGVDWEGALWSARGPNLLTFLPPALAGYATGDRAAVVAAGFPAESEFLWPFHHQHYWDLTQRIYREELDPGWDGATEAGTPFCAPGTPLCDADYDYASRPAAQRAVARIALTGRIGRPLLTLHGTLDALLPITKSSDAYADLVRAAGRGHLFRYYRVEGGTHVDSLYDAFPDRLRPLTPCHRTAFAALEGWLAGARPPASATVPRPAVVSATECALA from the coding sequence ATGGGGTCCGCGACCATTCCGGGCCGCCGCGAACCGCCCTACGGTCCACGGGTGAACATCGCCGTCCCGCTGATCGCAGCGCTCCTCGCGACCACGGTGCAGGCGGTGCCCGCGTCCGCCCGAGAGGGATGCGGCCCCCTGCGCGTTCCCGGTGCCGCGCACCAGGAACTGACCCACCTCGACGACCTGTCCACCGCCGGTGGGCGCACCGACCCGGCCGACTGGGCGGGCCTCACCCCGGCCGGCCTGCCCGCGCCGACCCCGGTGGCGGGCACCCAGGTCGACGGCTACTTCCCCGACTCCTCCACCGGCAACACCAACAACGGGTGGGCGCACGACTCGCAGTTCGTGATCCGCCTGCCGCGCCGCTGGAACGGCGGCCTCGTCGTCACCGGCTCGCCGGGCGTGCGCGAGCAGTACGCGAACGACCGGGCGATCAGCGACTTCGCGCTGGCGCGCGGGTACGCGTTCGCGGCCACCGACAAGGGCAACACCGGCGTGACCTTCCACCGGGACGGCGAGCGGCCGGGTGACGCCATCGCCGAGTGGAACCACCGCGTCACGCAGCTCACCCGCGCCGCGCGGACCGTCGTGGCCCAGCGCTACTGCCGCCCGCCGTCACGCACCCTGGCCACCGGCATCTCCAACGGCGGCTACCTGGTGCGCTGGCAGCTGGAGAACCACCCCGAGCTGTACGACGGCGGCGTCGACTGGGAGGGCGCGCTGTGGTCGGCGCGCGGCCCGAACCTGCTGACCTTCCTGCCGCCCGCGCTCGCCGGGTACGCGACGGGCGACCGCGCGGCGGTGGTCGCGGCGGGCTTCCCGGCCGAGTCGGAGTTCCTCTGGCCGTTCCACCACCAGCACTACTGGGACCTGACCCAGCGGATCTACCGCGAGGAGCTGGACCCGGGCTGGGACGGCGCGACCGAGGCGGGCACCCCGTTCTGCGCGCCGGGCACGCCGCTGTGCGATGCCGACTACGACTACGCGTCGCGGCCGGCGGCGCAGCGGGCCGTCGCCCGCATCGCCCTGACCGGTCGCATCGGCAGACCGCTGCTCACCCTGCACGGCACCCTGGACGCGCTGCTGCCGATCACCAAGAGCTCCGACGCGTACGCCGACCTGGTCCGCGCGGCCGGGCGCGGCCACCTGTTCCGGTACTACCGCGTCGAGGGCGGCACGCACGTCGATTCGCTGTACGACGCCTTCCCGGACCGCCTGCGCCCGCTGACCCCGTGCCACCGCACGGCGTTCGCGGCGCTGGAGGGCTGGCTGGCCGGCGCCCGCCCGCCCGCGTCCGCGACCGTCCCGCGCCCCGCGGTGGTGAGCGCGACGGAGTGCGCCCTGGCGTGA
- a CDS encoding extracellular catalytic domain type 1 short-chain-length polyhydroxyalkanoate depolymerase gives MRVLALVALLSMTVFAPPAHAASVVEVPSFGPNPGNLKMFRHVPDGLPAGSPLVVVLHGCTQDAGYGTSSGWVSLAGRMGFAVVLPQQQSANNLNKCFNWFQAADTARGQGEAASIASMVARVKADHGTGRTFATGLSAGGGMTSALLAAYPDVYSGGGVVAGLPAGCATTVIDAFGCMNPGRNLTPAQWGDKVRAASSHRGPWPTMTVWHGTADHTVVAANQREIVEQWTDVHGTDATADVTDTVSSYPRATYFNNAGSPVVRSHTVTGMGHGQPVDPGGSPQQCGTATAYVLDVNACAAYHLAQEWSL, from the coding sequence ATGCGCGTACTCGCACTGGTCGCCCTGTTGTCGATGACGGTGTTCGCGCCACCCGCGCACGCCGCGAGCGTGGTCGAAGTCCCCTCGTTCGGGCCGAATCCCGGGAACCTGAAGATGTTCCGCCACGTGCCGGACGGACTGCCCGCGGGAAGCCCGCTGGTGGTCGTGCTGCACGGCTGCACGCAGGACGCCGGCTACGGCACGTCCAGCGGCTGGGTGTCGCTGGCCGGGCGGATGGGGTTCGCCGTCGTGCTGCCGCAGCAGCAGAGCGCCAACAACCTCAACAAGTGCTTCAACTGGTTCCAGGCCGCCGACACCGCCCGCGGGCAGGGCGAGGCGGCGTCGATCGCCTCGATGGTCGCCCGGGTGAAGGCCGACCACGGCACCGGGCGGACCTTCGCCACCGGGCTGTCCGCGGGTGGTGGGATGACCTCGGCCCTGCTCGCCGCCTACCCCGACGTGTACTCGGGGGGCGGCGTGGTGGCCGGACTGCCCGCGGGGTGCGCCACCACGGTGATCGACGCGTTCGGCTGCATGAACCCGGGCAGGAACCTCACGCCGGCGCAGTGGGGCGACAAGGTGCGCGCGGCGTCGTCGCACCGGGGTCCGTGGCCGACGATGACCGTGTGGCACGGGACGGCCGACCACACCGTCGTCGCGGCCAACCAGCGGGAGATCGTCGAGCAGTGGACCGACGTGCACGGCACCGACGCCACCGCCGACGTGACCGACACCGTTTCGAGCTACCCCCGTGCGACGTACTTCAACAACGCGGGGTCACCTGTGGTCCGTTCCCACACCGTCACCGGTATGGGGCACGGCCAACCGGTCGACCCCGGCGGGTCACCTCAGCAGTGCGGGACGGCAACGGCTTACGTGCTGGACGTGAATGCCTGTGCGGCCTACCACCTAGCACAGGAGTGGAGCCTTTAG
- the secA2 gene encoding accessory Sec system translocase SecA2, whose amino-acid sequence MTTLLGRFKQQLRRFAQKPGSADLSPYRKLLDEVNEQAERVKALSDEELTAAATALRGKSEFGRQELVEVCALGREAADRALGLRPFDVQVLGSLGLLEGHVVEMATGEGKTLSGAIAAAGFALRGDRVHVVSVNDYLAQRDAQWMGPLYELLGVSVGWIDQGSKPEERRAAYQAEVTYSSVSEIGFDVLRDRLSTDEGDLIVPEPRVALVDEADSVLVDEARVPLVLAGSTAGPAVDPALADLVKRLRRDLHFEIDDEERNVYLTGAGSELVERALGGIDLYSDEHVSTTLSKVNVALHAQVLLHRDVDYIVRDGKVHLINDTRGRIAKLQRWPDGLQAAVEAKENVATTDAGEVLDSITVQALLSRYPTVCGMTGTAVAVAEQLRDFYQLEVLVIPPNVETVREDEAPRLYATLEQKEAAIVAEIKEVHGTGRPILVGTLDVAESERLSRKLSEAGLECVVLNAKNDAEEAAIIADAGSFGRVTVSTQMAGRGTDIRLGGHDSTDRERIAELGGLYVIGTGRHSSSRLDDQLRGRAGRQGDPGGSVFFSSLQDELVTQYVPDHDEPAEVDEETGRVTDSGTLHTVEHAQRIAEGVQLEIHRNTWRYNKLIEHQRLLLLKHRDKLLRTELAWEELSSRKPDRVHELEDLDHGIKVEAARLVALHHLDQRWSDHLTFLTDLREGIHLRALARQNPLDEFHREAIPAYNRIVPDAWDEAEETFAKVQIDADGAHLAEAGVQRPNTTWTYLVNDNPFSSGLEETFKGLVKLVRRR is encoded by the coding sequence GTGACCACTCTCCTGGGACGGTTCAAGCAGCAGCTGCGCCGGTTCGCGCAGAAGCCCGGCTCCGCCGACCTCTCGCCCTACCGCAAGCTGCTCGACGAGGTGAACGAGCAGGCCGAGCGGGTGAAGGCGCTGAGTGACGAGGAACTGACCGCGGCCGCCACGGCGCTGCGCGGGAAGTCCGAGTTCGGCCGCCAGGAGCTGGTCGAGGTCTGCGCGCTCGGCCGGGAGGCCGCCGACCGCGCCCTGGGGCTGCGACCGTTCGACGTGCAGGTCCTGGGCTCCCTGGGGCTGCTGGAGGGCCACGTCGTCGAGATGGCCACCGGTGAGGGCAAGACGCTCTCCGGCGCCATCGCCGCCGCCGGCTTCGCGCTGCGCGGCGACCGGGTGCACGTGGTCTCGGTCAACGACTACCTGGCCCAGCGCGACGCCCAGTGGATGGGCCCCCTCTACGAGCTGCTCGGCGTGAGCGTCGGCTGGATCGACCAGGGCTCCAAGCCCGAGGAGCGCCGCGCCGCCTACCAGGCCGAGGTCACCTACTCGTCGGTCAGCGAGATCGGCTTCGACGTGCTGCGCGACCGGCTGTCCACCGACGAGGGCGACCTGATCGTGCCGGAGCCCCGCGTGGCGCTGGTCGACGAGGCCGACTCCGTCCTCGTCGACGAGGCGCGCGTGCCGCTGGTGCTCGCGGGCTCCACGGCCGGTCCCGCCGTCGACCCCGCCCTGGCCGACCTGGTCAAGCGGCTGCGCCGCGACCTGCACTTCGAGATCGACGACGAGGAGCGCAACGTCTACCTGACGGGCGCGGGCAGCGAGCTGGTCGAACGGGCGCTCGGCGGCATCGACCTGTACTCCGACGAGCACGTGTCGACCACGCTGTCCAAGGTCAACGTCGCCCTGCACGCCCAGGTGCTGCTGCACCGCGACGTCGACTACATCGTGCGCGACGGCAAGGTCCACCTGATCAACGACACCCGCGGCCGGATCGCGAAGCTCCAGCGCTGGCCCGACGGCCTCCAGGCCGCCGTGGAGGCCAAGGAGAACGTCGCCACGACCGACGCGGGCGAGGTGCTCGACTCGATCACCGTGCAGGCGCTGCTGAGCCGCTACCCCACGGTGTGCGGCATGACCGGCACCGCGGTCGCCGTGGCCGAGCAGCTGCGCGACTTCTACCAGCTGGAAGTGCTGGTCATCCCGCCGAACGTGGAGACGGTCCGCGAGGACGAGGCGCCCCGCCTGTACGCGACGCTGGAGCAGAAGGAAGCCGCGATCGTCGCCGAGATCAAGGAGGTCCACGGGACGGGCCGCCCGATCCTCGTCGGCACGCTCGACGTGGCCGAGTCCGAGCGGCTGTCGCGCAAGCTGTCCGAGGCCGGCCTGGAGTGCGTGGTCCTCAACGCGAAGAACGACGCCGAGGAGGCCGCGATCATCGCCGACGCGGGCTCGTTCGGGCGCGTCACCGTGTCGACCCAGATGGCGGGTCGCGGCACGGACATCCGGCTGGGCGGGCACGACTCGACCGACCGGGAGCGCATCGCCGAGCTGGGCGGCCTCTACGTCATCGGCACGGGCCGGCACTCGTCGTCGCGGCTGGACGACCAGCTGCGCGGTCGCGCGGGCCGCCAGGGCGACCCCGGCGGCTCGGTGTTCTTCTCCTCGCTCCAGGACGAGCTGGTCACCCAGTACGTGCCGGACCACGACGAGCCCGCCGAGGTGGACGAGGAGACCGGCCGCGTCACCGACTCGGGCACGCTGCACACCGTGGAGCACGCGCAGCGCATCGCCGAGGGCGTGCAGCTGGAGATCCACCGCAACACGTGGCGCTACAACAAGTTGATCGAGCACCAGCGGCTGCTGCTGCTCAAGCACCGCGACAAGTTGCTGCGCACGGAGCTGGCGTGGGAGGAGCTGTCCTCGCGCAAGCCCGACCGGGTGCACGAGCTGGAGGACCTCGACCACGGGATCAAGGTCGAGGCGGCCCGGTTGGTCGCGCTGCACCACCTCGACCAGCGGTGGAGCGACCACCTGACGTTCCTGACCGACCTGCGCGAGGGCATCCACCTGCGGGCGCTGGCCAGGCAGAACCCGCTGGACGAGTTCCACCGGGAGGCGATCCCGGCCTACAACAGGATCGTGCCGGACGCCTGGGACGAGGCGGAGGAGACGTTCGCCAAGGTGCAGATCGACGCCGACGGCGCGCACCTCGCCGAGGCGGGCGTGCAGCGCCCGAACACGACGTGGACGTACCTGGTCAACGACAACCCGTTCTCCTCCGGCCTGGAGGAGACGTTCAAGGGCCTGGTGAAGCTGGTCCGCCGCCGCTGA